Proteins co-encoded in one uncultured Bacteroides sp. genomic window:
- a CDS encoding DUF302 domain-containing protein, which produces MKYYISKKLNISFDQAVIKVTESLKNEGFGVLSEINLHEKLKEKLNVDFRRYKILGACNPSFAYKALQSEDKVGTMLPCNVIIQELAKDEIEVAAVDPVASMMAIDNSSLENIATEVKEKLKRVISSL; this is translated from the coding sequence ATGAAATATTACATTAGTAAAAAACTGAATATTAGTTTTGATCAAGCGGTAATCAAGGTTACCGAGTCATTAAAAAATGAAGGCTTTGGTGTCTTGTCTGAAATCAATTTACATGAAAAACTGAAAGAAAAATTGAATGTAGATTTCAGAAGATATAAAATTTTAGGAGCCTGCAATCCTTCATTCGCCTATAAGGCATTGCAAAGTGAAGACAAAGTTGGAACTATGCTTCCTTGTAATGTAATTATTCAGGAACTAGCTAAAGATGAAATAGAAGTAGCTGCGGTTGATCCTGTTGCTTCTATGATGGCAATAGATAATTCAAGTCTGGAAAATATTGCCACAGAAGTTAAAGAAAAACTTAAGAGAGTTATTTCATCTTTATGA
- a CDS encoding 2-hydroxyacid dehydrogenase, whose translation MKKYTIAFFDTKPYDEASFNQANEAFNYEIKYFKGHLNKNNVILTKDADAVCIFVNDIADSEIIDAMAQYGVKLLALRCAGFNNVDLATAQGKMTVVRVPAYSPYAVAEHAVALMMALNRKTHRAYLRTRDGNFALNGLMGFDMHGKTAGIIGTGKIAKILIHILKGFGMNILAYDLYPDYNFARENQVVYTTLDELYHNSDIISLHCPLTDETKYLINDYSISKMKDGVMLINTGRGQLIHTNALIEGLKNKKIGAAGLDVYEEESDYFYEDKSDKIIDDDVLARLLSFNNVIVTSHQAFFTQEALSNIAHTTLQNIKDFIDGKPLENEIKIK comes from the coding sequence ATGAAAAAATACACTATTGCTTTCTTTGATACTAAACCTTATGACGAAGCTTCTTTTAATCAGGCTAACGAAGCGTTCAATTACGAGATTAAATACTTTAAGGGACACCTCAACAAAAACAATGTAATCCTGACCAAGGATGCCGATGCGGTGTGCATCTTTGTTAATGACATTGCCGATAGCGAGATTATTGATGCAATGGCTCAGTACGGAGTAAAGTTGCTGGCTTTGCGATGTGCCGGTTTTAATAACGTAGATCTTGCCACAGCACAAGGGAAAATGACAGTGGTACGTGTACCGGCTTACTCTCCTTACGCAGTGGCAGAGCATGCTGTTGCACTGATGATGGCACTGAACAGAAAAACACACCGGGCATACCTGCGCACCCGTGATGGAAATTTTGCTCTTAACGGTTTAATGGGGTTTGATATGCACGGAAAAACAGCTGGTATTATCGGAACAGGGAAGATTGCTAAAATTCTGATCCACATACTGAAAGGCTTTGGCATGAACATTCTTGCTTACGATCTTTATCCCGATTATAATTTTGCCAGAGAAAACCAGGTTGTGTATACCACTTTGGATGAACTTTATCACAACTCAGACATTATCTCTCTTCATTGCCCGCTAACAGACGAAACAAAATATCTCATCAATGACTACTCTATCAGCAAAATGAAAGATGGGGTAATGCTTATCAATACCGGACGGGGGCAACTGATCCATACGAATGCACTGATCGAAGGTCTGAAAAATAAAAAAATAGGTGCAGCCGGACTGGATGTATACGAGGAAGAAAGCGACTACTTTTACGAAGATAAGTCGGACAAGATTATAGATGACGATGTACTGGCCCGCCTGTTATCATTCAACAATGTGATTGTAACCTCCCATCAGGCTTTTTTCACACAAGAAGCTTTAAGCAATATTGCTCATACTACCCTTCAGAATATAAAAGATTTCATAGACGGGAAACCTCTTGAAAACGAAATCAAGATCAAATAA
- a CDS encoding LytTR family DNA-binding domain-containing protein: MTLNCCIIDDEPLALDLLESYVLKTPFLKLTGKYLGALQAMNEIQSSEVDLIFLDIQMPGLNGLDFSRMISEKARIIFTTAFNQYALDSYKVNALDYLLKPISYLDFLQAANKALRWFEIVRRPAAPALAPENVPQATPAATAAKEEIDSIFVKSDYKLVQVKLDNILYIEGLKDYIKICTDDDSKPLLSLMSIKSMEELLPSGRFMRVHRSFIVHVDKIKIIDRNRIVFGKTYIPVSDSYKKEFNAFLKDRSL; this comes from the coding sequence ATGACTCTAAACTGCTGTATTATTGACGATGAACCTTTGGCACTCGATTTATTGGAAAGTTATGTGCTGAAAACCCCTTTTCTTAAATTAACAGGAAAGTATCTGGGTGCATTACAGGCAATGAATGAAATTCAGAGTAGTGAGGTAGATCTCATTTTTCTCGATATTCAGATGCCCGGTCTAAACGGACTTGATTTTTCCAGAATGATAAGTGAAAAGGCGCGCATTATTTTCACCACAGCCTTCAACCAATATGCTTTAGACAGTTACAAAGTTAATGCTCTCGACTATTTGCTTAAACCCATCAGTTACCTTGATTTCTTACAGGCGGCCAACAAAGCCTTGCGATGGTTTGAAATAGTTCGCCGTCCGGCAGCACCTGCCCTGGCACCGGAAAATGTACCCCAGGCTACGCCCGCCGCTACGGCAGCAAAAGAAGAGATTGACAGTATCTTTGTTAAAAGCGACTATAAACTGGTTCAGGTTAAGCTCGATAACATCCTCTATATTGAAGGATTGAAAGATTATATTAAAATCTGTACCGACGACGATTCCAAACCATTGCTGTCACTAATGAGTATCAAATCAATGGAAGAGCTTCTTCCTTCGGGACGATTTATGCGGGTACACCGTTCCTTCATTGTGCATGTAGACAAGATCAAGATAATAGACCGTAATCGCATTGTGTTTGGCAAAACATATATCCCTGTCAGCGACAGTTATAAAAAAGAGTTTAATGCATTTCTGAAAGATAGATCATTATAA
- a CDS encoding heavy metal-binding domain-containing protein, giving the protein MKTKKIYSLILVLGLVFCGSSFNSAYGQNKKKTTTTTTTTTTTTTSKHHAMKYTCTMHPKVVMDKPGKCPKCGMTLVEKKEMKKGTMKMMKDSTKMKHTPKMKNMPMK; this is encoded by the coding sequence ATGAAAACAAAAAAAATTTATTCACTAATTCTTGTTTTAGGATTAGTTTTTTGCGGTTCTTCTTTTAATAGTGCTTATGGTCAGAATAAAAAGAAAACCACCACCACTACTACAACAACTACCACCACCACAACGAGTAAGCATCATGCTATGAAATATACATGTACAATGCATCCTAAAGTTGTAATGGATAAACCGGGTAAATGTCCAAAATGCGGTATGACATTGGTAGAAAAGAAAGAAATGAAAAAAGGAACTATGAAGATGATGAAGGATTCTACAAAGATGAAACATACTCCAAAAATGAAAAACATGCCTATGAAATAA
- a CDS encoding TolC family protein: MKRTIRFKYVCLSVMLLAANANHLRAQDSLAVYVEQAVKNNPKVRADFAAYQASLQRIAPAGSLPDPEFGFSFYLKSMEQVNGKQIGTLDLMQMFPWFGTLKAAKAEMLWMANASYEKFRVSSLDVIYNVQAQWYLLNSIQAKLTNIRENIKLLKSLEEIALYRYKSPGIKGKSSGSSSYSSGSSAVSSTSQAMQATQGGSGMSGMGGASSGSVSSSLATPSSQSASMEGAMPSSSMSGSSVGMSDVLRIQIERAELENTLETTQSQFTTVMAAFNALLGRASATSTFVPDTLLIKPFIANNDVAWQRVVEQNPMLSMWKAESSSYEAKGEMVKKMGYPMVGIGLEYMINKKKPEDMNSMNSMNGMDMIMPMVKLTLPIYRKKYKAQLKDSKLMKQSAELEYQNTRNELQASFVAINLRIADASRKIALYAKQHKMAQTTFELMLREFTTSSASLTDVLQVQRDLLNYSLKQVEAVVEYNIAVAEFEKIIAKDDLIINKK, encoded by the coding sequence ATGAAAAGGACTATAAGATTTAAATATGTTTGTTTGTCAGTCATGTTACTGGCAGCAAACGCCAACCATCTCAGGGCACAGGATAGTCTTGCCGTCTATGTAGAACAGGCTGTTAAAAACAATCCGAAAGTGCGTGCAGACTTTGCAGCTTATCAGGCTTCCTTGCAGCGTATAGCTCCTGCAGGATCTCTGCCCGATCCTGAATTTGGATTTAGTTTCTATCTGAAATCAATGGAACAGGTTAATGGCAAGCAAATAGGAACACTGGATTTAATGCAGATGTTTCCATGGTTTGGAACCTTGAAAGCTGCAAAGGCCGAGATGTTATGGATGGCAAATGCCTCTTACGAGAAATTCAGAGTCAGCAGTCTTGATGTGATTTACAATGTTCAGGCTCAATGGTACCTGTTAAACAGTATTCAGGCTAAACTGACTAATATAAGAGAGAATATTAAACTGTTGAAATCATTGGAGGAGATTGCTCTTTATAGGTACAAATCTCCTGGCATTAAAGGAAAATCAAGTGGTTCATCTTCTTACTCGTCGGGATCTTCTGCAGTTTCATCGACTTCCCAGGCAATGCAGGCTACTCAGGGAGGCAGCGGAATGTCTGGAATGGGAGGTGCTTCATCGGGAAGTGTATCATCATCCTTGGCAACACCTTCTAGTCAGTCGGCATCCATGGAAGGAGCTATGCCCTCTTCATCAATGAGCGGAAGCAGTGTAGGTATGTCCGATGTGCTACGTATTCAGATTGAAAGGGCAGAACTGGAAAATACTTTGGAAACTACGCAATCTCAGTTTACTACAGTTATGGCAGCATTTAATGCTTTATTGGGGCGTGCGTCTGCTACTTCTACATTTGTGCCAGATACCCTGTTAATTAAACCATTTATAGCCAATAATGATGTTGCATGGCAGAGAGTTGTAGAGCAAAATCCAATGCTTTCCATGTGGAAAGCAGAAAGTTCCTCTTATGAAGCTAAAGGAGAAATGGTAAAAAAGATGGGCTATCCCATGGTAGGGATTGGTCTGGAGTATATGATTAATAAGAAGAAGCCGGAAGATATGAATAGCATGAACAGTATGAATGGAATGGATATGATAATGCCTATGGTTAAACTTACTTTACCTATTTACAGGAAAAAGTACAAAGCTCAGCTTAAAGACAGCAAATTAATGAAACAATCTGCTGAACTGGAATATCAAAATACCCGGAATGAATTGCAGGCAAGCTTCGTGGCTATAAACCTGCGAATAGCCGATGCCTCACGTAAGATTGCTCTTTATGCAAAACAGCATAAAATGGCACAAACTACTTTCGAACTAATGCTTCGTGAGTTTACAACCTCTAGTGCAAGCTTAACGGATGTGTTGCAGGTACAACGGGATTTATTAAACTACAGTTTAAAACAGGTGGAAGCTGTAGTAGAATACAATATAGCTGTTGCTGAATTTGAGAAGATAATAGCTAAAGATGATCTGATTATAAATAAGAAATAA
- a CDS encoding histidine kinase produces the protein MKQQQKNARLLELLIHLIGWGLMFSFPFFFMNKQGTSTINWIEYLRHSMVPISFFVVFYVNYFYLIPHYFFRQQLKRFIIINIIFVTAVSIGLHFWQQINFPPRPMYSSEYRPQMPDSMAVSATTSSIPSAKPGFATQSGPVSALPASSRQSVQMPPMPPDPHMEEIKGNFHHRKILFLRDFLSLILTVGLCVSIRVSYRWTDMETARREAEKSMAEAELRNLKNQLNPHFLLNTLNNIYALIAFSPDKAQQAVHDLSKLLRYVLYDNNQTFVLLAKETEFMKNYIELMKIRISDNVKIDVNFNIPQNSPTKIAPLLFITLIENAFKHGISYSFPSFINIQLEEHENGTIECQISNSYFPKNENDKSGSGIGLESLQKRLDLLYPNRYTWQKEIKDNVYVSKLVINNG, from the coding sequence ATGAAGCAACAACAAAAAAATGCCCGTCTCCTTGAACTGCTTATCCACCTGATAGGCTGGGGCTTAATGTTTAGTTTTCCCTTTTTCTTTATGAATAAACAGGGAACCAGTACTATAAACTGGATAGAGTACCTTCGGCATTCGATGGTACCTATCTCCTTTTTTGTGGTATTCTATGTGAACTATTTCTATTTAATACCTCATTACTTCTTTCGTCAGCAGCTTAAACGCTTTATTATAATCAATATTATATTTGTAACAGCAGTGAGCATTGGTCTACATTTCTGGCAACAGATAAACTTTCCACCAAGGCCTATGTATTCTTCTGAATATAGGCCCCAAATGCCCGATTCAATGGCAGTATCGGCTACAACCTCGTCGATACCATCAGCAAAGCCGGGGTTTGCAACTCAATCAGGCCCTGTATCTGCGCTTCCGGCTTCTTCCAGGCAATCAGTTCAAATGCCTCCAATGCCACCAGACCCTCATATGGAAGAAATAAAAGGGAATTTTCACCATAGAAAGATTCTCTTTCTCCGTGATTTTTTATCACTAATTCTTACAGTGGGGTTATGTGTTTCCATCAGGGTAAGTTATCGCTGGACAGATATGGAAACTGCGCGTCGCGAAGCTGAAAAAAGTATGGCTGAAGCTGAGCTGAGAAATTTGAAAAATCAGCTAAATCCTCATTTTTTGTTAAACACGCTGAATAATATTTATGCATTAATAGCATTTTCTCCTGACAAGGCTCAACAAGCTGTGCACGATTTAAGCAAACTATTGCGATACGTGCTATATGATAACAATCAAACTTTTGTGCTTCTTGCAAAAGAAACTGAGTTCATGAAGAACTATATTGAACTTATGAAAATTCGTATTTCAGATAATGTTAAGATCGATGTAAACTTCAATATACCTCAGAACAGCCCAACTAAAATAGCTCCTTTGCTTTTCATTACCCTTATTGAGAATGCTTTTAAGCATGGAATTAGCTATAGTTTTCCTTCTTTTATCAATATCCAGCTTGAGGAGCATGAGAATGGTACAATAGAATGCCAGATAAGTAATAGTTATTTTCCAAAGAATGAAAATGATAAGAGTGGATCCGGCATCGGATTGGAATCGTTACAAAAAAGACTTGATCTATTATATCCCAACCGCTATACCTGGCAAAAGGAAATAAAAGACAATGTATATGTTTCCAAATTGGTTATAAATAACGGATAA
- a CDS encoding efflux RND transporter permease subunit: MLTRIIKYFLENRLVTSILLIVIIVWGLATAPFNWHGGLLPRDPVAVDAIPDVGDNQQIIATEWMGRSPKDIQDQITYPLTTSLLGIPGVKTIRSTSMFGMSFIYIIFNDNVEFYWSRSRILEKLNSLPSGTLPEGVQPSLGPDATALGQIFWYTLEGRDSKTGKPTGGWDPQELRTIQDYYVKYSLSSAEGVSEVASVGGYVKEFQVDLNPDAMRSFGVSVMDVMEAVKKSNLDIGAETIEINKVEYLIRGLGYIKNLADLENAAITSRNNVPVRIKDVATVNYGPATRRGGLDKEGMEAVGAVVVARYGSNPMEVINNVKDKIKETAAGMPQKVLPDGRVSKVTIVPFYDRTQLIKETIGTLESALTHEILICIIVVIVLIVNLRASIVIAGILPLAVLSTFIIMRYVGVEANIVALSGIAIAIGVMVDVGVVFMENVVRHLDFPENRGKAHGEYLVTLIFNSVTEVSGAISTAMLTTIISFIPVFAMQAQEGKMFHPLAYTKTFALGSAFILGLVLLPTLAYWIFSLNIPRRGIRKVANILLIAAGIFLFAFSGVIPALALTAIGINNLLAYKWESGKEHYPNYINIGITLLTAVYILSSEWLPLGPQNGILINMFFVAGIVAVILALLWSLVIHYERILRWCLANRLKFIAIPVFTLLFGVVIWLGFDKTFGFVAKGFETIGWNTFRKTSFWSGASAKFPGIGKEFMPSLDEGSYLLMPTSMPHSGVEQNLQNIEKLDRRLKTIPEVELAVGKWGRVNSALDPAPIQMYENTINYRPEYMLDENGQRARFKVDHKKRFMLIGGKTYDPEKGFRVISKDSLIPYRYGEYYRQWRPQIKNKNDIWDEIVKVTHLPGLTSAPKLQPIATRMVMLSTGMRVPMGLKVYGPDLESIEKSGKMMEQVLKEVPSVLPASVFYDRAVGAPYLEIKLNRENMARYGVKVSDLQEIIGAAVGGMKLSTSVEGRERFPIRLRYARELRDNPQSLGQILIPTSNGVQVPLNELADINYAKGAQMIQSENTFLVGYVIFDKLSSKAEVDVVDEAQKVLDNKIKEDKIILPKGVTYKFAGNYEQQARATSRLLIVIPISLILILLILYFRFKSVTASFIHFSGVFVAFAGGFILIWLYGQEWFLNFSIAGMNMRDLFQMHTINLSVAVWVGFIALFGIATNDGVLMGTYIHQMFLDEKPTNKDEIREAVVRAGLRRVRAASMTTAATLIALLPVLTSTGKGSDIMVPMAIPTFGGMLIQTMTMFVVPVLQCWWREHAVKHNRLPEQLETNYSIQSDEKDYKI, translated from the coding sequence ATGCTGACAAGAATCATAAAGTATTTTCTTGAAAACAGGCTTGTCACATCCATTTTATTGATTGTCATTATTGTTTGGGGACTGGCTACTGCTCCGTTTAACTGGCACGGCGGTTTACTTCCGCGCGACCCTGTAGCTGTAGATGCCATTCCTGATGTAGGCGATAACCAACAGATTATTGCTACTGAATGGATGGGGAGGTCACCCAAAGATATTCAGGACCAGATTACTTATCCATTAACAACATCTCTGCTTGGCATTCCCGGAGTTAAAACCATACGTAGCACTTCCATGTTCGGAATGTCCTTTATCTATATCATCTTTAATGATAATGTGGAATTCTATTGGAGCCGTTCCCGGATACTTGAAAAGCTGAATTCATTGCCTTCAGGAACTTTACCCGAAGGTGTTCAACCATCTTTAGGACCTGATGCCACTGCATTGGGACAAATCTTTTGGTACACGCTTGAAGGAAGAGATTCCAAAACAGGGAAACCTACCGGTGGCTGGGATCCGCAGGAGTTACGAACCATTCAGGATTATTATGTCAAATATTCATTGTCCAGTGCCGAAGGTGTTTCCGAAGTTGCATCCGTTGGTGGATATGTGAAGGAGTTTCAAGTGGATCTGAATCCTGATGCAATGCGTTCTTTCGGAGTGTCAGTGATGGATGTAATGGAGGCGGTTAAAAAGAGTAATCTCGATATCGGAGCCGAGACTATAGAGATAAATAAAGTGGAATACCTTATTCGTGGATTAGGTTATATTAAAAACCTTGCCGATCTTGAGAACGCTGCAATTACTTCGCGAAACAATGTTCCCGTAAGAATAAAAGATGTTGCAACAGTAAATTACGGTCCGGCAACCCGTCGCGGAGGGCTGGATAAAGAAGGTATGGAAGCGGTTGGTGCTGTTGTTGTGGCAAGATACGGTTCAAATCCGATGGAGGTTATTAATAATGTCAAAGATAAAATTAAAGAGACTGCAGCCGGAATGCCTCAAAAAGTATTGCCCGACGGGAGAGTTTCCAAAGTAACCATTGTTCCGTTCTATGATCGTACCCAACTTATAAAAGAGACAATCGGTACACTGGAAAGTGCTTTGACGCACGAAATATTAATTTGTATCATTGTGGTTATTGTTTTGATAGTGAATTTGCGTGCATCCATAGTAATAGCGGGTATATTGCCACTTGCCGTGCTAAGTACTTTCATCATCATGCGTTATGTAGGAGTTGAGGCTAATATTGTAGCTCTATCGGGAATCGCCATTGCCATCGGTGTAATGGTAGATGTGGGAGTAGTCTTCATGGAAAACGTAGTCCGTCACCTTGATTTCCCCGAGAATAGAGGAAAAGCTCATGGAGAATATCTTGTAACGCTCATTTTTAATTCTGTAACGGAAGTTTCCGGAGCAATCAGCACTGCAATGCTTACTACCATTATAAGCTTTATTCCGGTGTTTGCCATGCAGGCACAGGAAGGTAAAATGTTTCATCCGCTGGCTTATACCAAAACATTTGCTTTGGGATCGGCCTTTATTCTTGGTTTAGTTTTACTTCCCACATTAGCCTATTGGATATTTTCTCTGAATATACCCAGACGAGGCATCCGCAAAGTGGCAAATATTCTGCTAATAGCAGCGGGTATATTCTTGTTTGCCTTTAGTGGTGTAATACCGGCGCTTGCTCTGACTGCCATAGGAATAAATAATTTGCTGGCTTATAAATGGGAATCAGGGAAGGAGCATTACCCTAATTATATAAATATAGGCATAACACTGCTAACTGCTGTCTATATCTTATCATCAGAATGGCTTCCATTAGGACCTCAAAATGGAATCTTGATCAATATGTTTTTCGTGGCAGGCATAGTAGCAGTTATATTGGCCTTGCTATGGTCGTTGGTTATTCACTATGAAAGGATTCTTCGCTGGTGCCTGGCTAACAGATTGAAGTTTATTGCTATTCCTGTCTTTACTTTATTGTTTGGCGTAGTAATTTGGCTAGGATTTGATAAGACATTCGGCTTTGTAGCTAAAGGTTTTGAAACTATAGGTTGGAACACATTTCGAAAAACATCTTTTTGGAGTGGTGCCAGCGCCAAATTTCCCGGTATAGGAAAGGAATTCATGCCTAGTCTGGATGAAGGATCATATCTGTTGATGCCTACCAGTATGCCACATTCCGGAGTGGAACAGAATCTTCAGAATATAGAGAAACTAGATAGAAGATTGAAAACAATTCCAGAAGTAGAATTAGCTGTAGGTAAATGGGGACGCGTAAACTCAGCTCTCGACCCTGCACCTATCCAGATGTATGAGAATACAATCAATTATCGTCCGGAATATATGTTGGATGAAAATGGTCAGAGGGCAAGGTTTAAAGTAGATCACAAAAAACGATTTATGCTTATTGGAGGTAAAACGTACGACCCGGAAAAAGGATTCCGTGTAATCTCCAAAGACAGCCTGATTCCTTATAGATATGGAGAATACTATCGTCAATGGCGTCCTCAGATTAAAAACAAAAATGATATTTGGGATGAGATAGTCAAAGTAACACATCTTCCCGGACTCACGTCTGCTCCGAAACTCCAGCCCATTGCTACCCGTATGGTGATGCTTTCCACCGGAATGAGGGTGCCTATGGGACTGAAAGTTTATGGCCCCGATCTGGAATCAATTGAGAAATCGGGAAAGATGATGGAACAGGTTTTGAAAGAGGTTCCTTCAGTACTACCAGCATCTGTATTTTATGACAGGGCTGTAGGTGCTCCTTATCTGGAGATAAAGCTGAACAGAGAAAATATGGCGCGCTATGGAGTTAAGGTTTCCGATCTGCAAGAGATTATCGGTGCGGCAGTGGGTGGAATGAAACTTTCTACTTCCGTGGAAGGTCGCGAACGTTTTCCTATTCGTCTACGTTATGCAAGGGAACTGCGAGACAATCCCCAATCACTTGGTCAGATACTTATACCGACTTCTAATGGAGTACAAGTACCTCTGAATGAACTGGCAGATATCAATTATGCCAAAGGGGCACAGATGATACAGAGTGAAAATACATTCCTTGTAGGTTATGTTATCTTTGATAAGTTATCAAGTAAAGCTGAAGTCGATGTAGTGGATGAAGCACAGAAAGTACTGGATAACAAGATCAAGGAAGATAAGATAATACTTCCCAAAGGGGTGACATATAAATTTGCCGGAAACTATGAACAACAGGCTCGGGCAACCAGTAGATTGCTGATCGTAATACCAATCAGTTTAATCCTGATATTGCTGATTCTCTATTTCCGCTTCAAGTCAGTAACGGCATCATTCATTCACTTCTCGGGCGTATTTGTAGCCTTTGCCGGAGGATTCATACTTATCTGGCTTTACGGTCAGGAGTGGTTCCTTAATTTTAGTATTGCAGGAATGAATATGCGAGATCTGTTTCAGATGCACACCATTAATCTGAGTGTGGCGGTTTGGGTAGGATTCATTGCTCTCTTTGGTATTGCTACCAACGACGGAGTTTTGATGGGAACCTATATTCATCAGATGTTTCTTGATGAGAAGCCTACCAATAAAGATGAAATCCGTGAAGCTGTAGTGAGGGCCGGACTCAGAAGGGTACGTGCTGCTTCAATGACCACGGCAGCTACTTTGATTGCCTTGTTGCCGGTGCTCACTTCTACCGGAAAAGGTTCTGATATAATGGTACCTATGGCTATTCCCACATTTGGTGGAATGCTGATTCAAACCATGACTATGTTCGTGGTGCCTGTCCTTCAGTGTTGGTGGAGAGAACATGCCGTAAAGCATAACCGACTGCCCGAACAACTTGAAACTAACTATTCAATTCAATCAGATGAAAAGGACTATAAGATTTAA